One Pseudomonas fluorescens genomic region harbors:
- a CDS encoding S-methyl-5'-thioinosine phosphorylase: protein MTVYAIIGGTGLTQLEGLIIRQSLAVDTPYGAPSAEVQIGEYAGKEVLFLARHGHPHRFPPHKVNYRANLWALKQAGAEAIIAVNAVGGIHRAMGTGHFCVPHQIVDYTSGREHTYFADDLEHVTHIDFSFPYSEPLRQQLIAAVAAEGCEFSDQGVYACTQGPRLETVAEIVRLERDGCDIVGMTGMPEAALARELDLDYACLALVVNPAAGKTTEVITMAEIEQALHDGMGKVKSTLARVLAS from the coding sequence ATGACGGTTTACGCAATCATCGGTGGCACCGGCCTGACTCAACTTGAAGGCCTGATCATTCGGCAGTCGTTGGCAGTAGACACGCCCTATGGCGCGCCATCGGCCGAGGTGCAGATTGGCGAATACGCGGGCAAGGAAGTGCTGTTCCTCGCTCGTCATGGTCACCCGCATCGTTTCCCGCCGCACAAGGTCAACTACCGCGCCAACCTCTGGGCGCTGAAACAGGCCGGCGCCGAAGCGATCATCGCCGTCAATGCGGTGGGCGGCATTCATCGGGCCATGGGTACCGGGCATTTTTGCGTGCCGCACCAGATCGTCGATTACACCAGCGGCCGCGAACACACCTACTTCGCCGATGACCTGGAACACGTCACGCACATTGATTTCAGTTTTCCCTACAGCGAACCGTTGCGTCAGCAATTGATTGCCGCGGTAGCCGCTGAAGGTTGCGAATTCAGCGATCAAGGCGTGTACGCCTGTACTCAGGGGCCGCGTCTGGAGACGGTCGCCGAGATCGTGCGGCTGGAACGTGATGGCTGCGACATCGTCGGCATGACCGGCATGCCGGAAGCCGCGCTCGCTCGCGAACTGGATCTGGATTACGCATGCCTCGCACTGGTGGTGAATCCGGCAGCCGGCAAGACGACTGAAGTCATCACCATGGCCGAAATCGAGCAGGCTTTGCACGATGGCATGGGAAAGGTGAAATCGACACTGGCGCGGGTGCTGGCCAGTTAA
- the nagZ gene encoding beta-N-acetylhexosaminidase — translation MQGSLMVDVAGTWLTAEDRQLLRQPEVGGLIIFARNIEHPRQVRELSASIRAIRPDLLLAVDQEGGRVQRLRQGFVRLPAMRAIADNLNAEYLAEQCGWIMATEVLAVGLDLSFAPVLDLDYQRSAVVGTRSFEGDPERAALLAGAFIRGMNSAGMAATGKHFPGHGWAEADSHVAIPADERSLEEIRSHDLVPFARLSKQLAAVMPAHVIYPQVDAQPAGFSRRWLQDILRGELQFDGVIFSDDLSMAGAHVVGDAASRIEAALSAGCDMGLVCNDRAAAELALSAAQRMKVKPSPRIAKMRGQACASTDYRQDPRWLTAIGALKDAQLID, via the coding sequence CTGCAAGGCTCGTTGATGGTGGACGTCGCCGGTACTTGGCTGACGGCCGAGGATCGCCAACTGTTGCGTCAGCCCGAAGTGGGCGGCCTGATTATTTTTGCGCGTAACATTGAGCATCCGCGCCAAGTGCGTGAACTCAGCGCCTCTATCCGCGCAATTCGTCCGGATCTGCTGTTGGCGGTGGATCAGGAGGGCGGTCGGGTGCAGCGTCTGCGTCAAGGCTTCGTGCGCCTGCCAGCCATGCGCGCCATCGCCGACAACCTGAATGCCGAATACCTCGCAGAGCAATGCGGCTGGATCATGGCCACCGAGGTACTGGCGGTCGGGCTCGATCTGAGCTTCGCACCCGTGCTGGACCTCGACTATCAGCGCAGCGCTGTGGTCGGTACCCGTTCATTCGAAGGTGATCCGGAGCGCGCCGCACTGCTCGCTGGTGCATTCATTCGCGGCATGAACAGCGCCGGCATGGCCGCCACCGGCAAGCATTTTCCCGGGCATGGCTGGGCGGAAGCCGACTCCCACGTGGCGATTCCGGCCGACGAGCGCAGCCTCGAAGAAATCCGCAGCCACGACCTCGTGCCATTCGCGCGACTGAGCAAGCAACTGGCCGCCGTCATGCCGGCTCATGTCATCTATCCGCAGGTCGATGCACAGCCCGCCGGTTTCTCGCGGCGCTGGCTGCAGGACATTCTGCGTGGCGAATTGCAGTTCGACGGCGTGATTTTCAGCGACGACCTGTCGATGGCCGGCGCCCACGTGGTCGGCGATGCCGCCAGCCGCATTGAAGCCGCGCTGAGCGCCGGTTGTGACATGGGGCTGGTGTGCAACGATCGCGCAGCGGCAGAGCTGGCCCTGAGCGCGGCCCAGCGCATGAAGGTCAAACCTTCCCCACGCATTGCGAAGATGCGCGGCCAGGCCTGCGCCAGCACCGATTACCGTCAGGATCCACGTTGGCTCACTGCCATCGGCGCGCTGAAAGACGCTCAACTGATTGATTAA
- a CDS encoding TetR/AcrR family transcriptional regulator, whose product MAQSETVERILDAAEQLFAEKGFAETSLRLITSKAGVNLAAVNYHFGSKKALIQAVFSRFLGPFCLSLDKELERRQAKPENKPTLEELLEILVEQALVVQPRSGNDLSIFMRLLGLAFSQSQGHLRRYLEDMYGKVFRRYMLLVNEAAPRIPPIELFWRVHFMLGAAAFSMSGIKALRAIAETDFGVNTSIEQVMRLMVPFLAAGMRAETGVTDAAMATAQLRPRSKSTPVAAKV is encoded by the coding sequence ATGGCCCAGTCGGAAACCGTTGAACGCATTCTTGATGCTGCCGAGCAGTTGTTCGCGGAAAAAGGTTTCGCTGAAACCTCGTTGCGTTTGATTACCAGCAAGGCTGGCGTCAACCTGGCAGCAGTGAACTATCACTTCGGTTCCAAGAAAGCCCTGATTCAGGCGGTGTTCTCGCGCTTCCTCGGCCCGTTCTGTCTCAGCCTCGACAAAGAGCTGGAACGGCGTCAGGCCAAGCCCGAGAACAAGCCGACTCTTGAAGAATTGCTGGAGATCCTCGTCGAGCAGGCCCTCGTGGTGCAACCGCGCAGCGGCAACGATCTGTCGATCTTCATGCGTTTGCTCGGTCTGGCTTTCAGTCAGAGCCAAGGCCACTTGCGCCGTTATCTGGAAGACATGTACGGCAAAGTGTTCCGCCGCTACATGCTGCTGGTCAACGAAGCCGCACCCCGCATTCCACCGATCGAGCTGTTCTGGCGCGTGCACTTCATGCTTGGCGCCGCAGCATTCAGCATGTCCGGCATCAAAGCGTTGCGCGCAATTGCCGAGACCGATTTCGGCGTCAATACCTCAATCGAACAGGTCATGCGCCTGATGGTGCCGTTTCTGGCCGCCGGCATGCGGGCAGAAACCGGCGTTACCGATGCTGCGATGGCCACTGCGCAACTGCGCCCGCGTAGCAAGTCAACGCCCGTCGCCGCCAAGGTTTAA
- the lexA gene encoding transcriptional repressor LexA → MLKLTPRQAEILAFIKRCLEDNGYPPTRAEIAQELGFKSPNAAEEHLKALARKGAIEMTPGASRGIRIPGFEAKADDSTLPIIGRVAAGAPILAQQHIEESCNINPAFFHPRADYLLRVHGMSMKDIGIFDGDLLAVHTTREARNGQVVVARIGDEVTVKRFKREGSKVWLIAENPEFAPIEVDLKDQELVIEGLSVGVIRR, encoded by the coding sequence ATGCTAAAGCTGACGCCACGCCAAGCCGAGATTCTGGCCTTTATCAAACGTTGCCTCGAAGACAACGGTTATCCGCCGACCCGTGCGGAAATCGCTCAGGAACTGGGCTTCAAATCGCCCAACGCTGCCGAAGAACACCTCAAGGCCCTCGCCCGCAAAGGCGCGATCGAGATGACACCGGGCGCCTCTCGCGGCATCCGCATCCCCGGCTTCGAAGCCAAGGCTGACGATTCCACCCTGCCGATCATTGGCCGAGTGGCTGCCGGCGCGCCGATACTTGCGCAGCAGCACATCGAAGAATCCTGCAACATCAATCCAGCGTTCTTTCATCCGCGCGCCGACTATCTGTTGCGAGTGCACGGCATGAGCATGAAGGACATCGGCATTTTCGATGGTGATCTGCTGGCAGTTCACACCACCCGAGAAGCGCGAAACGGCCAGGTCGTCGTCGCTCGCATTGGTGATGAAGTGACCGTCAAACGCTTCAAGCGTGAAGGCAGCAAAGTCTGGCTGATTGCCGAGAACCCCGAGTTCGCCCCTATCGAAGTTGACCTTAAAGATCAGGAACTGGTGATCGAAGGCTTGAGTGTCGGCGTCATCCGCCGCTAA
- the sulA gene encoding SOS-induced cell division inhibitor SulA: MQFPHTPQPTQLPLFEAFLAQPMAPILKDVVERPWNAEPEVFSELSLRGAAGSCLSLLAPILRELSEDQDARWLTLIAPPASVTQTWLRDAGLNRERILLLQPRGAQSAQQLACEALRLGRSHTVVTWLNPLSTQSRQQLISAARTGDAQSLNIRLG; encoded by the coding sequence ATGCAGTTCCCACACACACCGCAGCCTACACAGCTTCCTTTATTCGAAGCGTTTCTGGCGCAACCGATGGCGCCGATCCTGAAAGACGTGGTCGAGCGCCCATGGAATGCCGAACCTGAAGTATTCAGCGAACTGTCATTGCGCGGTGCGGCCGGGAGTTGCCTGAGCCTGCTCGCTCCGATCCTTCGCGAACTCAGCGAGGATCAGGATGCACGCTGGCTGACTTTGATTGCACCGCCTGCCAGCGTCACGCAAACGTGGTTGCGCGATGCCGGCCTGAACCGCGAACGGATTCTGCTACTGCAACCGCGCGGCGCTCAGAGTGCACAGCAACTGGCGTGTGAAGCTTTGCGCCTGGGACGTAGCCACACCGTGGTCACCTGGCTCAACCCGCTGAGCACGCAATCGCGGCAACAGTTGATCAGCGCCGCACGCACGGGCGATGCGCAGAGCCTGAATATTCGATTGGGTTGA
- a CDS encoding DUF6586 family protein: MAHELYTRTNQKIYFAGLSLEALARAEEGRAMNSLALIQAGRESALFHLYGALLGLCHEIAGFYRLPQANAPRAEELLKREVLESIAIPELAEMIELAGNSETWLAKLLAAHSAMFQPPRVPHKPKGDVTQPLIQAINLDEEQAPAELSRDELESWRQNLKGLAIRFREGLNEC, from the coding sequence ATGGCTCACGAACTCTATACCCGTACCAATCAGAAGATCTATTTTGCCGGCCTGTCGCTCGAGGCCCTGGCTCGCGCTGAAGAAGGGCGGGCGATGAATTCGCTGGCGCTGATTCAGGCTGGGCGGGAATCGGCGCTATTCCACCTTTACGGCGCGCTGCTGGGGCTGTGTCATGAGATCGCGGGTTTTTACCGTCTTCCACAGGCCAATGCGCCAAGGGCAGAGGAGTTGCTGAAGCGAGAGGTGCTGGAGTCGATCGCAATCCCGGAGCTGGCGGAAATGATCGAGCTGGCAGGCAATTCGGAAACCTGGCTGGCAAAGCTGCTCGCGGCGCATTCGGCAATGTTTCAACCGCCTCGCGTGCCCCATAAGCCAAAAGGCGATGTGACTCAGCCGCTGATTCAGGCGATTAATCTGGATGAGGAGCAGGCGCCTGCCGAGTTGAGTCGAGACGAGCTGGAGAGCTGGCGGCAGAATCTAAAAGGCTTGGCCATCCGCTTTCGTGAAGGCTTGAACGAGTGTTAA
- the topA gene encoding type I DNA topoisomerase: MGKSLVIVESPAKAKTINKYLGNQYVVKSSIGHIRDLPTSGSASANKEPAAKRGKAAVGEGPVLSPKEKARKQLVSRMGVDPEHGWKAKYEILPGKEKVIEELRRLAKDADTIYLATDLDREGEAIAWHLREAIGGDDSRYKRVVFNEITKKAIQEAFSEPGELDIDRVNAQQARRFLDRVVGYMVSPLLWAKIARGLSAGRVQSVAVKLVVEREREIRAFNPEEYWEVHADLGTTKGSTVRFEVAREKGEAFKPLNEAQAMAALEKLKSSSYSIVKREDKPTSSKPSAPFITSTLQQAASNRLGFGVKKTMMMAQRLYEAGYITYMRTDSTNLSADAVTMARAYIEDEFGKKYLPETPNVYSSKEGAQEAHEAIRPSDANTIPSKLAGMERDAERLYELIWRQFLACQMLPAQYLSTTVSVGAGDFELRAKGRILKFDGYTRVMPQIAKPGDDDVLPDMAQGDVMKLIKLDPSQHFTKPPARYSEASLVKEMEKRGIGRPSTYAAIISTIQDRGYVTLHNRRFYSEKMGDIVTERLSESFSNLMDYGFTAGMEENLDDVAQGERDWKSVLDEFYGDFKKKLEVAENPDNGMRANQPVMTDIPCTTCGRPMQIRTASTGVFLGCSGYSLPPKERCKATVNLVPGDEIAADDEGESESLVLRGKHRCPICSTAMDAYLLDEKRKLHICGNNPDCAGYEIEEGSYRIKGYEGPSLECDKCGSEMQLKTGRFGKFFGCTNPECKNTRKLLKSGDAAPPKMDPVKMPELKCEKVNDTYILRDGASGLFLAASQFPKNRETRAPLVIEILPHKNEIDPKYHFLCEAPQKDPDGLPAVIRYSRKTKEQYVQTEVDGKPTGWKAYYDGGKWTVEDKRSAKAKAE; the protein is encoded by the coding sequence ATGGGCAAATCGCTGGTCATTGTGGAATCCCCGGCTAAGGCCAAGACCATCAACAAGTATCTGGGTAACCAATACGTGGTGAAGTCGAGTATCGGCCATATCCGAGACCTGCCCACCAGCGGTTCGGCTAGCGCCAACAAAGAGCCAGCCGCCAAGCGCGGCAAGGCTGCTGTGGGCGAAGGTCCGGTGCTCTCGCCGAAAGAGAAAGCGCGCAAGCAGCTGGTCTCGCGCATGGGTGTCGATCCCGAGCATGGCTGGAAAGCCAAGTACGAGATCCTTCCCGGCAAAGAGAAGGTCATCGAAGAGCTGCGCCGGCTCGCCAAGGATGCTGACACCATCTATCTCGCAACCGACTTGGATCGCGAGGGGGAAGCCATTGCCTGGCACCTGCGCGAAGCCATCGGTGGTGACGACAGCCGCTACAAGCGTGTGGTGTTCAACGAAATCACCAAGAAAGCGATTCAAGAAGCTTTCTCCGAGCCCGGCGAGCTGGACATTGATCGTGTCAACGCGCAGCAGGCGCGTCGCTTCCTCGATCGCGTTGTCGGCTATATGGTTTCGCCGCTGCTCTGGGCGAAGATCGCCCGTGGCCTGTCCGCCGGCCGCGTGCAATCGGTTGCCGTGAAGCTGGTGGTTGAGCGTGAGCGTGAAATTCGCGCGTTCAACCCGGAAGAATACTGGGAAGTGCACGCCGATCTCGGCACCACCAAAGGCTCCACCGTGCGTTTCGAAGTGGCTCGCGAAAAAGGCGAAGCGTTCAAGCCGCTGAACGAAGCCCAGGCCATGGCCGCGCTGGAAAAGCTCAAGTCTTCCAGCTACAGCATCGTCAAGCGCGAAGACAAGCCTACCAGCAGCAAGCCATCGGCGCCGTTCATCACTTCCACCCTGCAACAGGCTGCGAGCAATCGCCTGGGCTTTGGTGTGAAGAAAACAATGATGATGGCCCAGCGTCTGTACGAAGCCGGCTACATCACTTACATGCGTACTGACTCGACCAACCTTTCGGCCGATGCGGTGACAATGGCGCGTGCCTACATCGAAGACGAATTCGGCAAGAAGTACCTGCCGGAAACGCCAAACGTCTACAGCAGCAAGGAAGGCGCACAAGAGGCTCACGAAGCGATTCGTCCGTCTGACGCCAACACCATTCCGAGCAAGCTGGCAGGCATGGAGCGCGACGCAGAGCGTCTTTATGAGCTGATCTGGCGCCAGTTCCTCGCCTGCCAGATGCTGCCGGCGCAATACTTGTCGACCACGGTCAGCGTCGGTGCCGGTGACTTCGAGCTGCGCGCCAAGGGCCGCATTCTCAAGTTCGACGGTTACACCCGGGTGATGCCGCAGATCGCCAAGCCCGGCGACGACGACGTTCTGCCGGATATGGCGCAGGGCGATGTGATGAAGCTGATCAAGCTGGATCCGTCGCAGCACTTCACCAAGCCGCCGGCGCGTTACTCGGAAGCCAGTCTGGTCAAGGAAATGGAAAAACGTGGCATCGGTCGTCCTTCGACTTACGCTGCGATCATTTCGACCATTCAGGATCGCGGTTACGTGACTCTGCACAACCGTCGTTTCTACTCGGAAAAGATGGGCGACATCGTCACCGAGCGTCTGTCCGAGAGCTTCTCGAACCTGATGGACTATGGCTTCACCGCCGGCATGGAAGAAAACCTCGATGACGTGGCTCAAGGTGAGCGCGACTGGAAGAGCGTGCTGGACGAGTTCTACGGCGACTTCAAAAAGAAACTTGAAGTAGCCGAAAATCCGGATAACGGCATGCGTGCCAATCAGCCGGTCATGACTGATATTCCGTGCACCACGTGCGGCCGTCCGATGCAGATTCGTACCGCATCGACCGGCGTGTTCCTCGGCTGCTCGGGCTACAGCCTGCCGCCGAAAGAGCGCTGCAAGGCGACCGTCAACCTGGTGCCGGGTGATGAAATCGCCGCGGACGACGAGGGTGAGTCGGAGTCGCTGGTTCTGCGTGGCAAGCATCGTTGCCCGATCTGCAGCACTGCAATGGACGCTTATCTGCTCGACGAGAAGCGCAAGCTGCACATCTGCGGCAACAACCCTGATTGTGCTGGCTACGAGATCGAAGAGGGCAGTTATCGCATCAAGGGCTATGAAGGCCCGAGCCTGGAATGCGACAAGTGTGGCAGCGAGATGCAACTCAAGACCGGCCGTTTCGGCAAGTTCTTTGGCTGCACCAATCCGGAGTGCAAGAACACCCGCAAACTGCTGAAGAGCGGTGACGCGGCGCCGCCGAAGATGGACCCGGTGAAGATGCCTGAGCTGAAATGCGAGAAGGTCAACGACACCTATATCCTGCGCGACGGTGCCTCCGGTCTGTTCCTGGCGGCCAGTCAGTTCCCGAAAAACCGTGAGACGCGTGCTCCGCTGGTGATCGAGATTCTGCCGCACAAGAACGAGATCGATCCGAAGTACCACTTCCTGTGCGAGGCTCCGCAAAAGGATCCTGACGGTCTGCCAGCGGTTATTCGCTACAGCCGCAAGACCAAGGAGCAGTATGTGCAAACCGAGGTCGACGGTAAGCCCACAGGTTGGAAGGCTTACTACGACGGCGGCAAGTGGACGGTAGAAGACAAGCGCAGCGCAAAGGCCAAAGCTGAGTAA
- a CDS encoding DUF1653 domain-containing protein translates to MPIQPGLYQHYKGPQYRVFSIARHSETEEEVVFYQALYGDYGFWVRPLSMFVESVEVDGEQVPRFALVQAEPSLFDKV, encoded by the coding sequence ATGCCGATACAACCTGGGCTCTATCAACATTACAAAGGTCCGCAATACCGTGTATTCAGTATCGCGCGGCATTCCGAAACCGAAGAAGAAGTGGTCTTTTACCAAGCCCTGTATGGCGATTACGGCTTTTGGGTGCGCCCGCTGAGCATGTTCGTCGAGTCGGTCGAAGTTGACGGCGAGCAGGTGCCACGCTTTGCTTTGGTGCAAGCCGAACCGAGCCTTTTTGACAAGGTTTGA
- the fadA gene encoding acetyl-CoA C-acyltransferase FadA: MSLNPRDVVIVDFGRTPMGRSKGGMHRNTRAEDMSAHLISKLLERNSKVDPAEVEDVIWGCVNQTLEQGWNIARMASLMTQIPHTSAGQTVSRLCGSSMSALHTAAQAIMTGNGDVFVVGGVEHMGHVSMMHGVDPNPHMSLYAAKASGMMGLTAEMLGKMHGITREQQDAFGVRSHQLAHKATVEGKFKDEIIPMQGYDENGFLKLFDYDETIRPETTVESLAALKPAFNPKGGTVTAGTSSQITDGASCMIVMSAQRAQDLGIQPMAVIRSMAVAGVDPAIMGYGPVPATQKALKRAGLGINDIDFFELNEAFAAQALPVLKDLKVLDKMNEKVNLHGGAIALGHPFGCSGARISGTLLNVMKQNSGTFGVATMCIGLGQGISTVFERV, encoded by the coding sequence ATGAGCTTGAATCCTAGAGACGTCGTGATTGTCGACTTCGGTCGTACTCCGATGGGCCGCTCCAAGGGCGGCATGCACCGCAACACCCGCGCCGAAGACATGTCGGCGCACCTGATCAGCAAACTGCTGGAACGCAACAGCAAGGTCGACCCGGCGGAAGTCGAGGACGTGATCTGGGGCTGCGTCAACCAGACCCTGGAGCAGGGCTGGAACATCGCGCGCATGGCGTCGCTGATGACCCAGATCCCGCACACCTCGGCCGGGCAGACTGTCAGCCGTCTGTGCGGCTCGTCGATGAGCGCGCTGCACACCGCCGCGCAAGCGATCATGACCGGCAACGGTGACGTATTCGTGGTCGGCGGCGTCGAGCACATGGGCCACGTCAGCATGATGCACGGTGTCGATCCGAACCCGCACATGTCGCTGTATGCTGCGAAAGCCTCGGGCATGATGGGTCTCACCGCTGAAATGCTCGGCAAAATGCATGGCATTACCCGTGAGCAGCAGGACGCTTTCGGCGTGCGTTCCCACCAGTTGGCCCACAAGGCAACCGTGGAAGGCAAGTTCAAAGACGAAATCATCCCGATGCAGGGCTACGACGAGAACGGTTTCCTGAAACTGTTCGACTACGACGAAACCATTCGTCCGGAAACCACCGTGGAAAGTCTGGCGGCCCTCAAGCCTGCCTTCAATCCAAAGGGCGGCACCGTGACTGCCGGTACCTCGTCGCAAATCACCGATGGCGCTTCGTGCATGATCGTGATGTCGGCGCAGCGCGCGCAAGACCTGGGTATCCAGCCAATGGCGGTGATCCGTTCGATGGCAGTCGCGGGTGTGGATCCGGCAATCATGGGCTATGGTCCAGTGCCGGCGACGCAAAAAGCTCTGAAGCGTGCGGGCCTCGGCATCAACGATATCGACTTCTTCGAGCTCAACGAAGCTTTCGCTGCACAGGCCTTGCCAGTGCTGAAAGACTTGAAAGTTCTCGACAAGATGAACGAGAAGGTTAACCTGCACGGCGGCGCGATCGCCCTGGGTCACCCGTTCGGTTGCTCCGGTGCGCGTATTTCCGGCACCCTGCTGAATGTGATGAAGCAGAATAGCGGCACCTTCGGGGTAGCCACTATGTGCATTGGTCTCGGCCAAGGCATCTCCACCGTCTTCGAACGCGTTTAA
- the fadB gene encoding fatty acid oxidation complex subunit alpha FadB, which yields MIYEGKAITVKALESGIVELKFDLKGESVNKFNRLTLNELRQAVDTIKADASIKGVIVSSGKDVFIVGADITEFVDNFKLPDAELVAGNLEANKIFSDFEDLNVPTVAAINGIALGGGLEMCLAADYRVMSTKAKIGLPEVKLGIYPGFGGTVRLPRLIGVDNAIEWIAAGKENRPEDALKVSAVDAVVAPEKLQEAALELIKRAISGEFDFKAKRQPKLEKLKLNAIEQMMAFETAKGFVAGQAGPNYPAPVEAIKTIQKAANFGRDKALEVEAAGFVKLAKTSAAQSLIGLFLNDQELKKKAKAYDEIAKDVKQAAVLGAGIMGGGIAYQSASKGTPILMKDINEHGIEQGLAEAAKLLVGRVDKGRMTAAKMAEVLNGIRPTLSYGDFGHVDLVVEAVVENPKVKQAVLAEVEAQVKEDTILASNTSTISISLLAKALKRPENFVGMHFFNPVHMMPLVEVIRGEKSSELAVATTVAYAKKMGKNPIVVNDCPGFLVNRVLFPYFGGFAKLVSAGVDFVRIDKVMEKFGWPMGPAYLMDVVGIDTGHHGRDVMAEGFPDRMKDDRRSAIDVLYEAKRLGQKNGKGFYAYEADKKGKQKKVADPSVLEVLKPIVYEQREVTDEDIINWMMIPLCLETVRCLEDGIVETAAEADMGLVYGIGFPPFRGGALRYIDSIGVAEFVALADQYADLGALYHPTAKLREMAKNGQSFFG from the coding sequence ATGATTTACGAAGGTAAAGCCATCACGGTTAAAGCTCTTGAAAGTGGCATCGTCGAATTGAAATTCGACCTCAAGGGTGAGTCCGTCAACAAGTTCAACCGTCTAACCCTGAACGAATTGCGTCAGGCAGTAGACACCATCAAGGCAGATGCTTCGATCAAGGGCGTGATCGTCAGCAGTGGCAAGGACGTGTTCATCGTCGGCGCCGACATCACCGAATTTGTCGACAACTTCAAGCTGCCGGATGCCGAGCTGGTTGCTGGCAATCTCGAAGCCAACAAGATCTTCAGCGATTTCGAAGACCTCAACGTGCCGACTGTCGCCGCCATCAATGGCATCGCACTCGGCGGCGGTCTGGAAATGTGCCTGGCGGCGGACTACCGCGTCATGTCCACCAAGGCCAAGATCGGTCTGCCGGAAGTCAAACTGGGCATCTACCCAGGCTTCGGCGGTACTGTGCGTTTGCCGCGTCTGATCGGTGTCGATAACGCCATCGAGTGGATTGCCGCCGGCAAGGAAAACCGCCCTGAAGACGCTCTGAAGGTCAGCGCCGTCGACGCCGTGGTTGCCCCAGAGAAGCTGCAGGAAGCCGCCCTTGAGCTGATCAAGCGCGCCATCTCTGGCGAGTTCGACTTCAAGGCCAAGCGTCAGCCGAAACTTGAAAAACTCAAGCTGAACGCCATTGAACAGATGATGGCTTTCGAAACCGCCAAAGGTTTTGTTGCGGGTCAAGCTGGCCCGAACTACCCGGCGCCGGTTGAAGCGATCAAGACCATCCAGAAAGCCGCCAACTTCGGTCGTGACAAGGCGCTGGAAGTCGAAGCCGCCGGTTTCGTGAAACTGGCCAAGACCTCTGCCGCGCAGAGCTTGATCGGTCTGTTCCTCAATGACCAGGAACTGAAGAAGAAGGCCAAGGCCTACGACGAAATCGCTAAAGACGTGAAGCAGGCTGCCGTACTCGGCGCCGGCATCATGGGTGGCGGTATCGCCTATCAGTCGGCCTCCAAAGGCACGCCGATTCTGATGAAGGACATCAACGAGCACGGTATCGAGCAGGGTCTGGCCGAAGCGGCCAAATTGCTGGTTGGCCGCGTTGATAAAGGTCGCATGACCGCCGCGAAAATGGCCGAAGTGCTCAACGGCATCCGTCCGACCCTGTCCTACGGCGACTTCGGTCACGTCGATCTGGTGGTCGAAGCGGTCGTCGAGAATCCGAAGGTCAAGCAAGCCGTGCTGGCTGAAGTCGAAGCCCAGGTCAAAGAGGACACCATCCTCGCGTCCAACACCTCGACAATTTCCATCAGTCTGCTGGCCAAGGCCCTCAAGCGTCCGGAAAACTTCGTCGGCATGCACTTCTTCAACCCGGTGCACATGATGCCGTTGGTGGAAGTGATCCGTGGCGAGAAGTCCAGCGAGCTGGCAGTTGCCACCACCGTTGCCTACGCCAAGAAAATGGGCAAGAACCCGATCGTCGTCAACGACTGCCCGGGCTTCCTGGTCAACCGCGTGCTGTTCCCGTACTTCGGCGGTTTCGCCAAGCTGGTCAGCGCTGGTGTGGACTTCGTCCGTATCGACAAGGTCATGGAAAAATTCGGCTGGCCGATGGGCCCGGCATACCTGATGGACGTGGTCGGCATCGACACCGGTCACCATGGTCGTGACGTGATGGCGGAAGGTTTCCCGGATCGCATGAAAGATGACCGCCGCTCGGCCATTGACGTGCTTTACGAAGCCAAGCGCCTGGGCCAGAAGAACGGCAAGGGCTTCTACGCCTACGAGGCCGACAAGAAAGGCAAGCAGAAGAAGGTCGCCGATCCGTCGGTGCTGGAAGTGCTCAAGCCGATCGTTTACGAGCAGCGCGAAGTCACCGACGAAGACATCATCAACTGGATGATGATCCCGCTGTGCCTGGAAACCGTGCGTTGCCTTGAAGACGGCATCGTTGAAACCGCCGCCGAAGCCGACATGGGTCTGGTCTACGGTATCGGTTTCCCTCCATTCCGTGGCGGTGCGCTGCGCTACATCGATTCGATCGGTGTCGCCGAGTTCGTTGCCCTGGCTGACCAGTACGCTGATTTGGGCGCGCTGTACCACCCGACCGCGAAGCTGCGCGAAATGGCCAAAAACGGCCAGAGCTTCTTCGGTTAA
- a CDS encoding universal stress protein: MPYHHILVAVDLTEECDPVIHRARELSVSNGAKLSLVHIVEPMAMAFGGDVPMDLSQLQQQQFDQAKERLERLKLKYTELEGANCHLTYGQPRQEIHHFAKEQQCDLIVVGSHGRHGLALLLGSTANDVLHGAPCDVLAVHLVKR, from the coding sequence ATGCCCTACCACCACATACTGGTCGCTGTAGATCTGACCGAAGAGTGCGACCCTGTGATCCACCGCGCCCGCGAGCTGTCGGTGAGCAACGGAGCCAAGTTGTCGCTGGTGCACATCGTTGAACCGATGGCCATGGCGTTCGGTGGCGATGTGCCGATGGACCTGTCACAACTGCAACAGCAACAGTTCGATCAGGCCAAGGAGCGTCTTGAGCGCTTGAAGCTCAAATACACCGAGCTTGAAGGCGCCAACTGCCATCTGACCTATGGCCAGCCACGTCAGGAAATCCATCACTTTGCCAAAGAGCAGCAATGCGATCTGATTGTGGTCGGCAGTCATGGCCGTCACGGTCTGGCACTTCTGCTCGGCTCGACCGCCAATGACGTACTGCACGGTGCGCCTTGCGACGTACTCGCGGTGCACCTGGTCAAACGCTGA